One window of Steroidobacteraceae bacterium genomic DNA carries:
- a CDS encoding phosphoribosylaminoimidazolesuccinocarboxamide synthase, whose product MAANAAHAALIFTLIPEAMPRLVHSTSLTGLEKLHTGKVRDIYALDEKSMLIVTTDRLSAFDVVLPDPIPGKGAVLNGISLYWFNELRYIVPNHLLDRDPTEVVPVAAEREIVAGRSMVVARLRALPIEAVVRGYLIGSGWKDYRASGMVCGIALPPGLQQAAQLPQPIFTPATKAAVGDHDENISFEAAAGLIGSELATQVREVSLRLYAHAARHAAARGIIIADTKFEFGLDDDGRLTLIDEVLTPDSSRFWPAASYRPGSSPPSFDKQFVRDYLETLDWDKRAPGPRLPPQIIERTAEKYAEAYRRLTSPAATA is encoded by the coding sequence GTGGCCGCGAACGCCGCGCACGCGGCCCTGATCTTCACACTCATACCCGAAGCCATGCCCCGACTCGTCCATAGCACCTCGCTCACCGGTCTCGAAAAACTGCACACCGGCAAGGTTCGCGACATCTATGCGCTCGATGAGAAGTCGATGTTGATCGTCACCACCGACCGGCTGTCGGCCTTCGATGTCGTGCTGCCCGATCCGATACCCGGCAAGGGCGCCGTCCTGAACGGTATCTCGCTCTACTGGTTCAATGAGCTGCGTTACATCGTGCCCAATCATCTGCTCGATCGTGACCCCACCGAGGTCGTGCCGGTGGCCGCCGAGCGCGAGATCGTGGCTGGCCGTTCGATGGTCGTCGCGCGTCTTCGCGCGCTGCCGATCGAGGCGGTGGTGCGTGGCTATCTGATCGGCTCGGGTTGGAAGGACTATCGCGCGAGCGGCATGGTCTGCGGCATCGCACTGCCGCCGGGTCTGCAACAGGCGGCACAGCTGCCGCAGCCCATTTTCACACCGGCGACCAAGGCGGCCGTTGGCGATCACGATGAGAACATCAGCTTCGAGGCCGCGGCGGGCCTGATCGGCAGCGAACTCGCGACGCAGGTACGCGAAGTGTCCCTGCGTCTGTACGCGCATGCCGCGCGACACGCCGCGGCGCGGGGCATCATCATCGCGGACACCAAGTTCGAGTTCGGTCTCGATGATGACGGCCGACTTACGCTGATCGACGAAGTGCTGACGCCGGACTCGTCGCGTTTCTGGCCCGCGGCCAGCTATCGGCCAGGCAGTAGCCCGCCGAGTTTCGACAAACAATTCGTGCGCGACTACCTCGAAACCCTCGACTGGGACAAGCGCGCACCAGGGCCAAGGCTGCCGCCGCAGATCATCGAACGCACTGCGGAGAAATACGCCGAGGCCTACCGGCGCCTTACCTCGCCTGCGGCGACGGCATAG
- a CDS encoding cobalamin-binding protein — MPADYPRRIVCLTEETTETLYLLGAEDRIVGISGFTVRPPRARREKPRVSAFTSAKIDRILALQPDLVLGFSDLQADIAAQLVRAGIAVHVFNQRSVAQILQMVLQVGGLIGAEQPAQVLHGQLCKGIEAVRVAAGGLRRRPRVYFEEWDNPQISCIRWVSELIGIAGGDDCFAELARQPLGRDRIIADPDEVVRRQPDIIFGSWCGKKFSPRTVMAREGWGAIPAVRDAAVFEIKSSIILQPGPAALTDGLQALHAHIARWSVPGDEAAATAPA, encoded by the coding sequence ATGCCCGCCGATTATCCACGACGAATCGTCTGTCTGACCGAGGAAACGACGGAAACCCTGTATCTGCTCGGCGCCGAGGATAGGATCGTCGGCATTTCCGGCTTTACCGTCCGTCCGCCGCGCGCTCGCCGCGAGAAGCCGCGTGTTTCGGCATTCACATCGGCGAAGATCGACCGCATCCTTGCCTTGCAGCCGGATCTCGTGCTGGGTTTCTCGGACCTGCAGGCCGACATCGCCGCGCAGCTGGTGCGCGCGGGCATTGCAGTGCACGTATTCAACCAGCGCTCGGTGGCGCAGATCCTGCAGATGGTGCTGCAGGTCGGCGGGCTGATCGGCGCCGAGCAGCCAGCCCAGGTGTTGCACGGGCAACTCTGCAAGGGCATCGAAGCCGTGCGGGTGGCGGCCGGGGGCCTGCGGCGCCGGCCACGCGTGTACTTCGAGGAATGGGACAACCCGCAGATCTCCTGCATCCGCTGGGTGTCGGAACTGATCGGCATCGCCGGAGGCGACGATTGCTTCGCCGAACTCGCCAGGCAGCCGCTCGGTCGGGATCGCATCATCGCCGATCCCGACGAAGTCGTGCGGCGCCAGCCCGACATCATCTTCGGTTCCTGGTGCGGCAAGAAATTCAGTCCGCGCACAGTGATGGCGCGCGAGGGTTGGGGTGCGATTCCCGCGGTGCGCGACGCTGCCGTCTTCGAGATCAAGTCGTCGATCATCCTGCAGCCAGGGCCGGCGGCACTGACGGACGGTCTGCAGGCGTTGCATGCACACATTGCGCGCTGGTCCGTGCCGGGAGATGAAGCTGCCGCAACGGCACCGGCGTGA
- a CDS encoding YihY/virulence factor BrkB family protein, with the protein MWERVFGWFERYLFGPSSSATGIGALLLRLLRYPFAVLRDLSRGEVNLRAMGLVYTTLLTLIPLVAFAFAILKSFGAHRDLEPVIFEFFRPVGAAAGEITARVMQFADNVSSGIVGSVGLALLVWTLLGTIKKVEDSFNFLWRVDLPRSFPRRVTEYLALLIIGPVLLVGFLGLTHAALGAPQLRRFGNLAVMEKAIEIAVALGPYAMVTAVFTGMYMFVPNTRVAWRPALIGAMTAGVLWAAVGKLFTAMVLYTARLTLVYAGFAIIVAALLWTYFGWLILLVGALLSFYLQNPSYLRLGLMPLRLSASEMETLALQIMYLVGERHAHGQPLLTMQSLSDRLAVPGIGVSQVVAALEKANMLLVTDDDVLVPARDIDAITLEDILEVARNCMSGRIGGLRSLQPVDRLGLELGAARRAALAHRTLGDLIGNTDEAALSAPR; encoded by the coding sequence ATGTGGGAGCGGGTATTCGGCTGGTTCGAGCGCTACCTGTTCGGTCCATCCTCGAGCGCTACCGGCATCGGCGCGCTGCTGCTGCGATTGCTTCGCTATCCGTTCGCGGTGCTGCGCGACCTGTCACGCGGCGAGGTCAACCTGCGGGCCATGGGCCTCGTCTACACGACGCTGCTCACCTTGATTCCTCTGGTGGCGTTTGCATTCGCGATCCTAAAGAGCTTCGGTGCGCATCGCGATCTCGAGCCCGTCATCTTCGAGTTCTTCCGGCCGGTGGGCGCCGCGGCCGGTGAAATAACGGCCCGCGTCATGCAGTTCGCGGACAACGTCAGCAGCGGAATCGTGGGCTCGGTGGGCCTTGCGCTGCTCGTGTGGACGTTGCTTGGCACGATCAAGAAAGTCGAGGACAGTTTCAACTTTCTGTGGCGGGTGGACCTGCCGCGCAGCTTTCCGCGGCGGGTCACCGAGTACCTCGCGCTCCTGATCATCGGGCCGGTGCTGCTGGTGGGATTCCTGGGACTGACGCACGCGGCCCTGGGTGCTCCGCAGCTGCGCCGCTTCGGCAACCTGGCAGTGATGGAAAAGGCCATCGAGATCGCCGTGGCGCTCGGACCCTACGCCATGGTGACCGCCGTATTTACCGGCATGTACATGTTCGTGCCGAACACGCGCGTTGCCTGGCGTCCGGCGCTCATCGGGGCCATGACGGCCGGCGTACTCTGGGCGGCGGTCGGCAAGCTGTTCACCGCGATGGTGCTCTACACCGCGCGCCTCACCCTCGTCTATGCGGGATTCGCCATCATCGTGGCGGCGTTGCTGTGGACTTATTTCGGCTGGCTGATCCTGCTGGTCGGAGCGCTGCTGTCGTTCTACCTGCAGAATCCGAGCTACCTGCGACTTGGGCTGATGCCGCTGCGCCTGTCGGCGAGCGAAATGGAGACGCTCGCCCTGCAGATCATGTACCTGGTAGGCGAGCGGCACGCCCATGGACAGCCGCTGCTGACCATGCAGAGCCTCTCCGACCGGCTAGCCGTTCCCGGCATCGGCGTCTCGCAGGTGGTTGCGGCGCTCGAGAAGGCCAATATGCTGCTCGTGACCGACGACGATGTACTGGTGCCGGCCCGGGATATCGATGCCATCACGCTCGAGGACATCCTCGAAGTCGCGCGCAATTGCATGAGCGGCCGTATTGGCGGCTTGCGCAGCCTGCAGCCGGTCGATCGGCTCGGTCTCGAACTCGGCGCCGCCCGTCGCGCGGCGCTGGCGCATCGTACGCTCGGAGACCTGATCGGGAACACCGACGAAGCGGCGCTCAGCGCCCCGCGATAG
- the pmbA gene encoding metalloprotease PmbA — MHDLARKQAELGEAVALSLSEARRLGASAAEADASFQNGFTVNVRLGEVDTVEYQRDRALGITVYFGQRKANASTADFKPQAVRDMVDKACTMARYTGEDFAAGLADPVEMARELPDLRLYHHWDLSPDEAIVLARDCESAGREVAGIANSEGAAVTSHDGVRVYGNTHGFIGGYPSSSHSLSCSLLAGQGDAMQRDYWYTTDRNPANLTAPAEVGRLAAQRTLARVGARQIDTRRAPVLFAAELSRGLFGALLGAISGGSQYRRASFLLDALGRSVFPQFISLTERPHLPGAMGSAAFDGDGVSTREQSFIAAGELRSYVLSSYSARRLGMRTTGNAGGVHNLVVESSDGATDFEGLLRRMGSGLLVTELMGQGVNGVTGDYSRGAGGFWIENGVLAYPVHEVTIAGNLADMFRGIVAVGSDVDRRSAIHSGSVLIDSMTIAGR, encoded by the coding sequence ATGCACGATCTGGCGCGCAAACAGGCCGAACTCGGCGAAGCGGTCGCACTCTCGCTCAGCGAGGCGCGGCGGCTCGGTGCCTCCGCAGCGGAAGCGGATGCCAGCTTCCAGAATGGCTTTACGGTCAACGTTCGTCTCGGCGAAGTCGATACCGTCGAGTACCAGCGTGACCGCGCCCTCGGCATCACGGTGTACTTCGGTCAGCGCAAGGCGAATGCCAGTACGGCGGATTTCAAGCCACAGGCGGTTCGCGACATGGTGGACAAGGCCTGCACCATGGCCCGCTACACCGGCGAGGACTTCGCAGCAGGTCTTGCCGATCCGGTCGAAATGGCGCGCGAGCTTCCTGACCTTCGGCTTTATCACCACTGGGACCTCTCTCCCGATGAGGCCATTGTGCTTGCGCGCGACTGCGAGTCCGCCGGGCGCGAGGTGGCCGGTATTGCCAATTCCGAGGGCGCGGCCGTCACCTCGCACGATGGCGTGCGCGTGTATGGCAATACGCATGGTTTCATCGGCGGCTATCCGAGCAGCAGTCACAGCCTCAGTTGCTCGCTGCTGGCGGGCCAGGGCGATGCGATGCAACGGGACTACTGGTACACGACCGACCGCAATCCCGCCAATCTGACCGCGCCGGCGGAAGTGGGCCGGTTGGCTGCACAGCGCACGCTCGCGAGGGTCGGCGCTAGGCAGATCGATACACGGCGTGCACCGGTGCTGTTCGCGGCGGAACTCTCACGCGGTTTGTTCGGCGCGCTGCTTGGAGCCATCAGCGGCGGCAGCCAGTACCGGCGGGCCAGTTTTCTGCTCGACGCCCTTGGCCGCAGCGTATTTCCGCAGTTCATCAGCCTGACCGAGCGGCCGCATTTGCCGGGTGCGATGGGCAGCGCGGCCTTCGATGGCGATGGCGTGTCGACTCGCGAGCAGAGCTTCATCGCCGCCGGCGAGCTGCGCAGCTACGTGCTGTCCAGCTATTCGGCGCGCCGGCTCGGCATGCGCACCACCGGCAACGCGGGCGGCGTGCACAACCTGGTCGTCGAGTCGAGCGATGGCGCAACCGACTTCGAGGGCCTGCTGCGCCGCATGGGCAGCGGCCTTCTGGTCACCGAGTTGATGGGGCAGGGCGTCAATGGCGTCACCGGCGATTATTCGCGCGGTGCCGGAGGATTCTGGATAGAGAACGGCGTACTCGCCTACCCCGTGCACGAAGTGACCATCGCCGGCAATCTCGCCGACATGTTCCGCGGCATCGTTGCCGTGGGCAGCGATGTCGATCGGCGCAGTGCCATACACAGCGGCTCGGTGCTCATCGACAGCATGACTATCGCGGGGCGCTGA
- the yjgA gene encoding ribosome biogenesis factor YjgA, with amino-acid sequence MRSRADLDHPAPGDERPSRSAAKRAALDAQRIGVALIDLTATELAQLPLGEELREAVLAAQQLRSRGALARQRQLIGRLMRQADIEALRSAILQRDAERAGAARQAHEAYRWRQRLLGGGDTALAEFAAIFGASAKADLAPIIAAARHGPVSHRREAERRLERALGRAIASRAAGTLR; translated from the coding sequence TTGCGATCACGCGCAGACCTCGACCATCCAGCCCCCGGCGATGAGCGACCCAGTCGCAGTGCAGCCAAACGCGCGGCACTCGATGCGCAGCGCATCGGCGTCGCGCTGATCGACCTCACCGCAACAGAGCTCGCGCAGCTCCCTTTGGGCGAGGAGCTGCGCGAGGCGGTCCTGGCGGCGCAGCAATTGCGCAGCCGCGGTGCGCTCGCGCGGCAACGGCAGCTGATCGGCCGCCTGATGCGCCAGGCGGATATCGAGGCGCTGCGCAGTGCCATCCTGCAGCGCGATGCCGAACGCGCCGGTGCCGCGCGCCAGGCGCACGAAGCCTATCGATGGCGACAGCGCCTGCTGGGTGGCGGCGACACGGCGCTCGCCGAGTTCGCGGCTATCTTCGGTGCATCCGCCAAAGCCGACCTCGCCCCGATCATCGCCGCGGCACGACATGGTCCGGTATCGCATCGCCGTGAGGCCGAACGCAGGCTCGAACGCGCACTTGGGCGTGCCATCGCGAGCCGTGCCGCCGGGACCCTGCGATGA
- the purE gene encoding 5-(carboxyamino)imidazole ribonucleotide mutase: MAALVGIIMGSRSDWETMRAAAEMLDKLAVAYEVKVVSAHRTPDLLFKYAETARERGLEVIIAGAGGAAHLPGMTAAKTTLPVLAVPIASRALNGIDSLLSIVQMPAGIPVATFAIGNAGATNAALAAAAILALRHADIDKRLRQWRSAQTALIMADPDPRQPPPTDA, encoded by the coding sequence ATGGCCGCACTCGTTGGCATCATCATGGGCTCGCGTTCCGACTGGGAGACCATGCGCGCGGCGGCCGAAATGCTCGACAAGCTGGCCGTCGCTTACGAAGTGAAGGTCGTATCTGCGCACCGTACGCCGGACCTGCTGTTCAAATACGCGGAAACGGCTCGCGAACGCGGCCTCGAAGTCATCATAGCTGGCGCGGGCGGCGCTGCGCACTTGCCCGGCATGACCGCGGCGAAGACGACCTTGCCGGTGCTGGCAGTGCCCATCGCGTCGCGCGCATTGAACGGCATCGATTCGCTGCTGTCGATCGTGCAGATGCCGGCCGGCATTCCCGTTGCCACATTTGCGATCGGCAATGCCGGTGCAACCAATGCGGCGCTCGCAGCTGCCGCAATCCTCGCATTGCGACATGCCGATATCGACAAACGCCTGCGGCAGTGGCGCAGCGCGCAGACCGCACTGATCATGGCGGACCCCGATCCGCGACAGCCGCCGCCGACTGACGCATGA
- a CDS encoding 5-(carboxyamino)imidazole ribonucleotide synthase, whose protein sequence is MKVGIVGGGQLARMLALAAHPLGVGTIVQDPDATGPAAQVTQSLRGAFTDRAALRRLGSASAVITFDWENIAVGALRQLGPGHRFAPPLRALEIGQDRLREKNLFRRLKVPTTHCRAVADERGLRAAVREIGLPGVLKTRRLGYDGKGQVVLRRAQDIAAAWQQVAGAPCIYEELIHYEYEVSALAVRGRDGQVLFYPLTLNWHEQGILRLSRAPLTNAALQHAAERHVSAILESLDYVGVMAVEFFVRDGGLVANEIAPRVHNSGHWTIEGAATSQFENHLRAICALPLGATTTHRHVAMVNLIGRMPAQAPLLAIEDLHWHDYGKTARPGRKLGHLTVLADSARKRDRLARKVLSLVMPRPPRSLPGPKFT, encoded by the coding sequence ATGAAGGTCGGGATCGTGGGCGGCGGCCAGCTCGCGCGCATGCTGGCCCTGGCAGCCCATCCACTGGGGGTCGGTACCATCGTGCAGGACCCCGATGCAACAGGTCCCGCCGCCCAGGTAACTCAGTCGCTGCGAGGCGCGTTCACGGATCGGGCCGCCTTGCGTCGACTGGGGTCGGCGAGCGCGGTGATCACCTTCGACTGGGAGAACATCGCGGTCGGCGCGCTGCGCCAGCTCGGACCCGGCCACCGCTTTGCGCCGCCACTGCGCGCGCTCGAGATCGGCCAGGACCGGTTGCGCGAGAAAAACCTGTTCCGTCGCCTCAAGGTACCGACCACGCATTGCCGCGCCGTGGCCGACGAACGAGGCCTGCGCGCCGCGGTTCGCGAGATCGGCCTCCCCGGCGTACTGAAGACCCGGCGCCTTGGCTATGACGGCAAGGGCCAGGTCGTGCTGCGCCGCGCGCAGGACATCGCAGCGGCATGGCAGCAGGTCGCTGGAGCGCCCTGCATCTACGAGGAACTGATCCACTACGAGTACGAAGTATCCGCGCTTGCCGTGCGCGGTCGCGACGGCCAGGTACTGTTCTACCCGCTCACGCTGAACTGGCACGAGCAGGGAATTCTGCGCTTGAGCCGCGCGCCGCTCACGAACGCTGCCTTGCAGCACGCTGCCGAGAGGCACGTTTCGGCGATCCTCGAGTCGCTCGATTACGTCGGCGTGATGGCGGTGGAATTCTTCGTCCGCGATGGCGGTCTGGTTGCCAATGAAATCGCCCCGCGCGTGCACAACTCCGGCCATTGGACCATCGAGGGAGCGGCGACCAGCCAGTTCGAGAATCATCTGCGCGCCATCTGCGCACTGCCGCTCGGCGCGACCACGACCCATCGCCATGTGGCCATGGTCAATCTGATCGGACGCATGCCTGCGCAGGCGCCGTTGCTTGCCATCGAGGACCTGCACTGGCACGACTACGGCAAGACCGCGCGACCCGGTCGCAAGCTCGGTCATTTGACAGTGTTGGCCGACAGCGCCCGAAAGCGCGACCGGCTGGCACGGAAGGTCCTGTCGCTCGTCATGCCGCGACCCCCCAGGTCGCTGCCGGGGCCGAAATTCACGTAA
- a CDS encoding AAA family ATPase: MYLEFFRLKELPFRLSPDPQFLYLSKNHARAKAYMESTIWFTDGFVIITGDIGSGKTTLIETFLKELSADIVVAQINQTQVSASEFLQSVLVQFGFKPFKMKKAELLATLNDFLVEQYASGRKVLLVIDEAQNLSPKVLEEVRLLSGVETTKDKVLRIVLVGQPELNGKLDAPELTQLVQRVRLRFHLTPLSAADTHDYVVHRLEVAGAEGRRIFSDDSYPTIYRYTGGVPRLINTLCDTAMMSAFAAERAEVTLADIESAIAELRWSPWVAPAPRPVTHDETQTQIGDGPQQGGETQVFMPRRAGPGAVLARLQLSTEGAFVSELSLGVGRKIVGRTADNDLQIDSRFISRHHCQIITTETACVIEDLNSTNGIFVKEKRVRRCNLNDGDVVTIGRHELTYFDERLPREKDFSDTYPGEDEFADPDANEST, from the coding sequence ATGTACCTCGAATTCTTCAGGTTGAAGGAATTGCCGTTCCGGCTGAGCCCGGACCCGCAGTTCCTGTACCTCAGCAAGAATCACGCGCGCGCCAAGGCCTACATGGAGTCGACCATCTGGTTCACAGATGGCTTCGTGATCATCACCGGCGATATCGGCTCAGGCAAGACCACCCTGATCGAGACTTTTCTCAAGGAATTGTCGGCCGATATCGTCGTGGCACAAATCAACCAGACCCAGGTGTCGGCGTCGGAGTTTCTTCAATCGGTGCTGGTGCAGTTCGGCTTCAAGCCCTTCAAGATGAAAAAAGCCGAGCTGCTCGCGACACTCAACGATTTCCTGGTCGAGCAATATGCCTCGGGACGCAAAGTACTGCTCGTGATCGACGAGGCGCAGAACCTCTCGCCGAAGGTGCTCGAGGAAGTGCGGCTCCTGTCGGGCGTCGAGACCACCAAGGACAAGGTGCTGCGCATCGTCCTGGTCGGTCAGCCGGAGTTGAATGGCAAGCTCGATGCGCCGGAGCTCACCCAGCTCGTGCAGCGGGTACGATTGCGATTTCACCTGACGCCACTGAGTGCCGCCGATACCCACGACTACGTCGTACACCGGCTCGAAGTCGCGGGCGCCGAGGGGCGGCGCATATTCAGTGATGATAGCTACCCCACGATCTACCGCTATACCGGTGGCGTTCCGCGCCTCATCAACACGCTCTGCGACACCGCCATGATGTCGGCGTTTGCTGCGGAGCGAGCCGAGGTCACGCTGGCGGACATCGAGAGCGCGATTGCGGAATTGCGCTGGTCGCCCTGGGTTGCGCCGGCACCCCGGCCTGTCACCCACGATGAAACACAGACGCAAATCGGCGATGGACCACAGCAAGGCGGGGAAACCCAGGTCTTCATGCCACGACGCGCGGGTCCCGGCGCGGTGCTGGCGCGGTTGCAGCTGTCGACCGAAGGCGCGTTCGTGTCCGAATTGTCGCTCGGCGTCGGGCGCAAGATCGTCGGTCGCACGGCCGACAACGACCTGCAGATCGACAGCCGCTTCATCAGCCGCCATCACTGCCAGATCATCACCACCGAGACTGCATGCGTGATCGAGGACCTCAACAGCACCAACGGCATTTTCGTGAAGGAAAAACGGGTGCGGCGATGCAACCTCAACGACGGCGACGTTGTCACCATCGGTCGTCATGAACTGACTTATTTCGACGAGCGCCTGCCTCGCGAAAAGGATTTCAGCGATACCTATCCTGGCGAAGACGAATTCGCCGACCCGGACGCAAACGAGTCAACCTGA
- the tldD gene encoding metalloprotease TldD, with protein sequence MNDPITIASEVILRPTGLDLSVIDRMLAELGARSVDAADIYFQLSRSESWSLEDRMVKSGSAAIEQGVGVRALSGERSGLAYSDELHLPALLEASRAARSIGASGASAAVPVRSTNGQRALYGPADPLDSLEDADKARWLHRIDEAARAVDPRIVQVMASLVSVHEVVLIATSDGALTADIRPMVRCSVSVIGEAGGRRESGYAGGGGRFDYNELLSGERLVGMAQEAARQALVNLDAVPAPAGTMTVVLGPGWPGILLHEAIGHGLEGDFNRKGTSAFSGRIGERVASAECTVVDDGTLPGRRGSLNVDDEGTPSQCTTLIENGVLKGYLQDRLNARLMGTRSTGNGRRESFASLTLPRMTNTYMLAGRHDPKEIIASVEHGLYAVNFGGGQVDITSGRFVFSASEAYLIDKGRIGAPVRGATLIGNGPEVLTRVAMVGNDLQLDGGIGTCGKDGQSVPVGVGQPTLRIDGLTVGGTSALG encoded by the coding sequence ATGAACGATCCCATCACCATCGCGAGCGAGGTCATACTGCGGCCGACTGGCCTCGACCTGTCCGTCATCGACCGCATGCTCGCGGAACTCGGCGCTCGCTCGGTCGATGCCGCCGACATTTATTTTCAACTGAGCCGCTCGGAGTCCTGGTCGCTCGAGGACCGTATGGTCAAATCCGGCAGCGCGGCGATCGAGCAGGGCGTCGGGGTGCGCGCCCTGAGCGGCGAACGCAGCGGCCTTGCCTATTCCGACGAGCTGCATCTGCCGGCGCTCCTGGAGGCCTCGCGCGCAGCACGCAGCATCGGTGCAAGCGGCGCGAGCGCCGCCGTGCCGGTGCGCAGCACGAACGGTCAGCGTGCGTTGTATGGGCCAGCGGACCCGCTCGATTCGCTGGAGGACGCCGACAAGGCGCGTTGGCTGCATCGCATCGACGAGGCTGCACGCGCGGTCGATCCGCGCATTGTGCAGGTCATGGCGAGCCTGGTGAGCGTGCACGAAGTCGTGCTCATCGCGACCAGCGACGGCGCCCTGACGGCCGATATTCGCCCCATGGTCCGTTGCAGTGTGTCCGTCATCGGTGAAGCCGGCGGGCGTCGCGAGAGCGGCTATGCCGGCGGTGGCGGGCGTTTCGATTACAACGAATTGCTGAGCGGCGAGCGCCTGGTCGGCATGGCGCAGGAAGCTGCGCGCCAGGCGCTGGTCAATCTCGATGCCGTGCCGGCGCCTGCCGGAACCATGACCGTGGTGCTCGGACCGGGCTGGCCCGGAATACTGTTGCACGAGGCCATCGGCCACGGCCTGGAGGGTGATTTCAATCGCAAGGGGACGTCGGCGTTCTCGGGGCGCATCGGCGAGCGGGTTGCAAGCGCGGAATGCACGGTCGTCGATGACGGTACCCTGCCCGGAAGACGCGGCTCGCTCAATGTCGATGACGAGGGCACGCCCAGCCAGTGCACCACCCTGATCGAGAACGGCGTGCTGAAGGGCTATCTGCAGGACCGGCTGAATGCGCGCCTGATGGGCACCCGCTCGACGGGCAACGGCCGGCGCGAGTCGTTCGCCTCGCTCACCCTGCCACGCATGACCAATACCTATATGCTCGCCGGCCGCCACGACCCGAAGGAAATCATCGCCTCGGTCGAGCATGGTCTCTATGCAGTGAATTTTGGCGGCGGGCAGGTCGATATCACCTCCGGTCGATTCGTATTTTCCGCAAGCGAGGCCTATTTGATCGACAAGGGGCGGATCGGTGCGCCCGTGCGCGGCGCCACGCTCATCGGCAATGGCCCCGAAGTGCTGACCCGTGTCGCCATGGTCGGAAACGACCTCCAACTCGACGGCGGCATCGGCACCTGTGGCAAGGACGGCCAGAGCGTGCCGGTAGGCGTAGGCCAACCCACCTTGCGCATCGACGGGCTGACCGTCGGAGGTACGTCGGCGCTGGGTTGA
- a CDS encoding carbon-nitrogen hydrolase family protein — protein sequence MASVARMIVAAIQMCSGVDVGANIARATHWLARAADAGARLAVLPENFALMARSSAERRAAAETPGDGPVQEAMAQAASRHGLWIVAGTLPLILPDEERVAAASLVFDPAGHCIARYDKIHLFDVDVPDSDESHRESAAIAPGRRVVVVPTPIGTLGLTVCYDLRFAELFRALSVSRAEVLIVPAAFTVPTGAAHWEVLLRARAIESQCDVIASAQTGRHENGRETYGHSMVVDYWGRVLASQPQGEGIVTATLDASARERARERFPVLRHHVL from the coding sequence GTGGCAAGTGTCGCGCGAATGATCGTCGCGGCCATCCAGATGTGTTCGGGCGTCGATGTCGGTGCCAACATCGCTCGCGCCACGCATTGGCTCGCGCGGGCGGCCGATGCCGGCGCGCGGCTCGCTGTACTGCCGGAGAATTTCGCGCTGATGGCGCGCTCATCTGCGGAACGACGCGCTGCTGCCGAGACGCCAGGCGACGGGCCAGTGCAGGAGGCCATGGCGCAAGCCGCCTCGAGGCATGGCTTGTGGATCGTGGCTGGTACCCTGCCGCTGATCTTGCCGGATGAGGAACGCGTTGCCGCCGCATCGCTGGTGTTCGACCCCGCCGGACATTGCATCGCGCGCTATGACAAGATCCACCTGTTCGACGTCGACGTACCGGACAGCGACGAGTCGCATCGCGAATCTGCGGCGATCGCCCCGGGGCGGCGCGTCGTCGTCGTTCCTACGCCCATTGGGACACTGGGTCTCACGGTATGTTATGACCTGCGTTTCGCGGAGTTGTTTCGCGCCTTGAGCGTCTCCCGCGCAGAGGTGCTGATCGTACCCGCCGCTTTCACCGTCCCTACGGGTGCGGCACACTGGGAGGTCCTGTTGCGGGCGCGGGCGATCGAGTCGCAGTGCGATGTCATCGCGAGTGCGCAGACCGGCCGCCATGAGAATGGCCGCGAGACCTACGGACACAGCATGGTGGTCGATTACTGGGGACGGGTACTGGCCAGTCAACCGCAGGGTGAGGGTATCGTTACCGCAACGCTCGATGCGTCCGCGCGGGAGCGTGCGCGCGAGCGATTTCCGGTATTGCGCCATCACGTGCTGTAG